Part of the Palaemon carinicauda isolate YSFRI2023 chromosome 8, ASM3689809v2, whole genome shotgun sequence genome is shown below.
CAGGCAGGTGAATCTCGCTGCTAAGGCCTACATAAAATTAGGTCTCAAGAGATTCCGTGCAGTTTGCATATTTGGCTTCAATTCTCCCGAGTGGTATGTGGCCCACCTGGCTGCCATTCAAGCAGGAGGCATTGCAACTGGCCTTTATATCACAAACGGCGTTGAAGCCTGTACGGAAATAGCAGAGGACGCAGATGCCCAAATATTTGTCGTGGAAAGCAGCAAAGAGGTGTCAATAATAAAAGCGGTTGAGGAAAAATTAAACAAGAAATTCGTAATCGTACAATATAGAGGGGAAGCAGATGACGACGTATATAGCTGGAAAGATCTACTGGAGATCGGAGAGCAGGAATCGGACGAAGAGCTGGAGGAAAGACTGAAGCAAATAGCCATCAACCAATGCTGCCTCCTTGTATACACCTCCGGCACGACTGGCGTATCCAAAGGTGTAATGCTTAACCACGATAACATCACATGGGTGGCCCGCACAGGTACAGCAAAATTAGGCATCAAACCACGGGAATTACGCCTTCTAAGCTACCTAACGCCCGCTCACATCGCGGCTCTTATGGTCGATTTATACGGATCCCTTGTGTCGGGTGGGGTGGTTTACTTCGCTGAGAGCACCGTCTTCCGGGGCAACAATATGAAGCTCACGCTGCAGGATGTACAGCCAactttcttcttttctattccgCGAGGCTGGGAGAAGTTTTACGAATTAATCTCCCTTGAAATGAACGCCGCTCCGTGGATTAAAAGAATGATTATCAATTTGGCTCGGTCAATTGGCCTTAAGGACAGTAaaatgagacagactggagaaacTAAGAGACCATTTGGGTATGGCGTTGCAGATAAGATCATCTTCCAGAAAATAAAAGAGGAACTTGGCTTGCAGCAGTGCACGCAATTCGCTTCTGGCGCTGGTCCCATAGCACCCGAAATTGTAGAATTTTTCCACAGTTTAGGAATTATTCTTTGCGAAAGCTACGGATTATCTGAGTCAACTGGACCACATACTATCGGCAAATCCGATGCCTTCAGGGTTGGTTCGTGCGGTCAAATAACTGACGGATATTTCACAAAAATATTAAATCCTGATGAAAAAGGAAATGGGGAGATACTGATGAAGGGTCGCAATATCACCATGGGTTACGTGAACAAAGAGCAGGAGACCATGGAAACCGTGGACAGCGACGGATGGTTATACACGGGCGACATAGGCCGAAAGGACAGCGATAACTTCTTGTATGTCACCGGCCGAATCAAGCGATTGATCATCGGGGCAGGAGGATATAACATAGCCCCTGAGCCCATCGAGATGAAGGTCAAAGCTAAGCTGCCTGGAGTTAGTTTCCCAGTAGTAATTGGCGACGGAAAGAAGTTCCTAACGATGATCCTTCCAATTGCGACTGAAATTGACCCCTACACTGGGCTGCCCCTTGACACGCTGGCACCGGGTACTGTCAAGTGGTGCAGGGAGATAGGATCGCAGGCTAACACCATACAGGATATTCTAGACGGACCTGATGAGAATGTAACGAAAGCCATTCAAGAGGCTATAGATGAAGTTAATAAAACGGCAAGAAACCATTTATATTTAATACAGAAGTGGGCCATTTTGCCAATGGACTTTTCCGTAATGGGGGGAGAACTGACTCCGACAATGAAGGTCAGGATGGAAGTAGTTTTGAAAAAGTACCAAGATATTATTGATGACATGTACGATGTCTAAgttaaaaaaattatggaaaagaaaaataccaaaaaatatattaaaaactaaaaatccaaaaaaaaaaaaactttaaaaaatgaaaatccaaaaaaaaaatatataaaaacgaaaaaaaaaaatataaaaagtgaatATGAGAAAGAAATAAGGACGAAAAAGAAGAGGATAGCAGCATGCAAACAACAAGATAGGGACTATTCAGGATATCAAGTGGATATTCTACAAGTTGAAATCAGCAGAGGGACTTCCGTCTGCTGTTTATCTGTCTGCctttatagattgccttaccttgtgcaagagcccgggtcttacacaaggtaaggcattctgtacagacagacagacagacagcagagggaagaagtcttacttaTTCTAGTAAGCTTTGTCCCTtggcaaagattcacctgtactgtttctttgttaggtggacaattgcagaaaaaacaagtctgacttcgtCTACAATGCTGTGCTCTCTTGAGATTCCCCAATGCTGCatataacagaaaaaatatataaactaaaaaatctccccccaaaaaaaagatggCTAAAAGGTTGAAAAAAAGGCAGCTATTCTCCATCTCTACTGGATACCAAGGGGATATTCTATAATTtgaaatcagcagagggaagaagtcttacttgttCTAGTAAGCTTTGTCCCTtggcaaagattcacctgtactgtttctttgttaggtggacaattgcagaaaaaacaagtctgacttcttctacaatgctgtgcTCTCTTGAGAAGATTCCCCAATGCTgcatataacataaaaatatataaactacaaaatctccccccccccccaaaaaaaaaagaagatggctaAAAGGATGAACAAAAGGCAGCTactctccatctcttctggataccaaagggatattctacaagttgaaatcagcagaaggaagaagtctgacttgctccactatgctttgtcccttgatgaagattcacttgtactgtttctttgtcaggtggacaaatgcagaaaaaacaagtctgacttcttttagtacgctgtgttccctcaagaagattccattttactggaatagtggatcaggaatatgtttggtgctgagaacatagaatgaaATATAGAGTATGGCCTTCCAGATGCAAGGGAAATAATCatcaagatggactcagcctagagaagaagtcccacttgttttggaatgcactgttccttgataaagattcacttgtactgtttctttgtcaggtggacagatgcagaagaaataagtctgacttcttttagtacgctgtgttccctcaagaagattccattttactggaatagtggatcaggaatatgtttggtgctgagaacatagaattaaatatagagtgtggccttccagatgcaagggaaataatctacaagatggactcagcctagagaagaagtcccacttgttttggaatgcactgttccttgataaagattcaattgtactgtttctttgtcaagtggacagatgcagaagaaacaagtctgacttcttttagtacgctgtgttccctcaagaagattccattttacttaaatagtggatcaggaatatgtttggtgctgagaacatagaatgaaatatagagtgtggccttccagatgcaagggaaataatctacaagatggactcagcctagagaagaagtcccacttgttttggaatgcactgttccttgataaagattcacttgtactgtttctttgtcaggtggacagatgcagaagaaacaagtctgacttcttttagtacgctgtgttccctcaagaagattccattttaatggaatagtggatcaggaatatgtttggtgctgagaacatggaatgaaatatagagtgtggccttccagatgcaaaggaaataatgtAACGAAAGCCATTCAAGAGGCTATAGATGAAGTTAATAAAACGGCAAGAAACCCTTTACATTTAATACAGAAGTGGGTAATTTTGCCAATGGACTTTTCCGTAATGGGGGGAGAACTGACACCGACAATGAAGGTCAGGATGGAAGTAGTTTTGAAAAAGTACCAAAATATTATTGATGACATGTACGATGTCTAAgttaaaaaaattaggaaaaagaaaaataccaaaaaaatatattaaaaactaaaaatccgaaaaaaaacttaaaaaaatgaaaatccaaaaaaaaatatataaaaactggaaagaaaaaaaatataaaaagtgaatATAAGAAAGAAATAAGGACGAAAAAGAAGAGGATAGCAGCATGCAAACAACAAGATAGGGACTATTCAGGATATCAAGTGGATATTCTACAAGTTGAAATCAGCAGAGGGACTTCCGTCTGCTGTTTATCTGTCTGCctttatagattgccttaccttgtgcaagagcccgggtcttacacaaggtaaggcattctgtacagacagacagacagacagcagagggaagaagtcttacttaTTCTAGTAAGCTTTGTCCCTtggcaaagattcacctgtactgtttctttgttaggtggacaattgcagaaaaaacaagtctgacttcttctacaatgctgtgcTCTCTTGAGATTCCCCAATGCTGCatataacagaaaaaatatataaacaacaaaatctttccccccccaaaaaaaagatggctaaaaggttgaaaaaaaggcagatattctccatctcttctggataccaaggGGATATTCTATAATTtgaaatcagcagagggaagaagtcttacttgttCTAGTAAGCTTTGTCCCTtggcaaagattcacctgtactgtttctttgttaggtggacaATTGCAGATGCAAGGGAAATAATCatcaagatggactcagcctagagaagaagtcccacttgttttggaatgcactgttccttgataaagattcacttgtactgtttctttgtcaggtggacagatgcagaagaaacaagtctgacttcttatagtacgctgtgttccctcaagaagattccattttactggaatagtggatcaggaatatgtttggtgctgagaacatagaatgaaatatagagcgtggccttccagatgcaagggaaataatctacaagatagacacagcctagagaagaagtcccacttgttt
Proteins encoded:
- the LOC137645570 gene encoding long-chain-fatty-acid--CoA ligase ACSBG2-like, whose amino-acid sequence is MLKMAKFFDMLFNNSNGMDLHKTVEDILSNTAIDIMKAIPATEPSWLKRNWLGLVCSGAVNFLIGAFYMRKAKKTVEEGLNENRELEYDLQNFLQRGEDLRIMLDQRDNEISSLKHELQEIKKRKEEEEEERRVKEELTNIEISSLKHELQEMKKRKEEEEEERRVTEELKHSMLTKLEEMKRKAENIKTIQEKSKRDQEQLNNEISSLKEIIREQNNRLEEDKLKMEEFKKQEKKAADRERNLHDHIHLLRANVQRMTNVLHRLKNKHLEDFSRTQELLAEVENVAFDQNAEIEILQDLETEDETQKRESHKEEEEEVKEEKEEDEQKENDEENGSAHDDDQDEREDEPEENEVKEEENEVKEEENEVKEEEEEEEEVEEDALTNAAMKNGPDQILPASVLRTHIRTEPVQIRVEEGDPFKPLSVPSLFKDAVEKYKDCPAMCYKEGGQWQEITYGEYYRQVNLAAKAYIKLGLKRFRAVCIFGFNSPEWYVAHLAAIQAGGIATGLYITNGVEACTEIAEDADAQIFVVESSKEVSIIKAVEEKLNKKFVIVQYRGEADDDVYSWKDLLEIGEQESDEELEERLKQIAINQCCLLVYTSGTTGVSKGVMLNHDNITWVARTGTAKLGIKPRELRLLSYLTPAHIAALMVDLYGSLVSGGVVYFAESTVFRGNNMKLTLQDVQPTFFFSIPRGWEKFYELISLEMNAAPWIKRMIINLARSIGLKDSKMRQTGETKRPFGYGVADKIIFQKIKEELGLQQCTQFASGAGPIAPEIVEFFHSLGIILCESYGLSESTGPHTIGKSDAFRVGSCGQITDGYFTKILNPDEKGNGEILMKGRNITMGYVNKEQETMETVDSDGWLYTGDIGRKDSDNFLYVTGRIKRLIIGAGGYNIAPEPIEMKVKAKLPGVSFPVVIGDGKKFLTMILPIATEIDPYTGLPLDTLAPGTVKWCREIGSQANTIQDILDGPDENVTKAIQEAIDEVNKTARNHLYLIQKWAILPMDFSVMGGELTPTMKVRMEVVLKKYQDIIDDMYDV